The Desulfohalovibrio reitneri genome contains a region encoding:
- a CDS encoding lysylphosphatidylglycerol synthase transmembrane domain-containing protein gives MQHLPAKLFQIGLLGLCLWYLLHDADFSGVLRALSEFDPLLVAAGIGLQLFAMLPPSLRTRFLLHGRIGLALSYNATMFGMGMNNILPAKLGEISKACYLKTAASIPMARCLGSVFWERFGDLNALLLLGLLAILQYLRPGYVLALGGVVAFLWAMLAVNKIVPRAGRGIVGLLPLPRARRVALEILDHLREFTPSFLLRLGWHTLLTWAGILAVYAFVILHVAGLDISMGQLLVVLTLASLGFALPSSPGSLGVFEAAVVMGLGLSGVGKDQALASALLLRVVQFLPVTAWALALMGLTRISAQQIRKRQAEACGRED, from the coding sequence ATGCAGCACCTTCCAGCCAAACTATTCCAGATCGGCCTGCTCGGTCTTTGCCTGTGGTATCTTCTGCACGACGCGGACTTTTCCGGTGTGCTGCGCGCCCTGTCCGAATTCGACCCCCTTCTGGTGGCAGCCGGAATTGGTCTGCAGTTGTTCGCCATGCTGCCCCCTTCTCTGCGCACGCGTTTTCTACTGCACGGCCGTATCGGCCTGGCCCTCAGCTACAACGCCACCATGTTCGGCATGGGTATGAACAACATCCTGCCCGCCAAGCTGGGGGAGATCTCCAAGGCCTGCTACCTAAAGACAGCCGCCTCCATCCCCATGGCCCGCTGCCTGGGGTCCGTATTCTGGGAACGGTTCGGGGACCTCAACGCCCTGCTGCTGCTCGGCCTGCTTGCCATACTGCAGTACCTGCGCCCGGGCTACGTGCTGGCGCTGGGCGGGGTGGTCGCCTTTTTGTGGGCCATGCTGGCGGTGAACAAAATCGTTCCCCGGGCGGGGCGTGGGATAGTCGGCCTGCTCCCTCTGCCCCGGGCCAGACGGGTGGCTCTGGAAATCCTTGACCACCTGCGGGAGTTTACCCCCTCCTTTCTGCTGCGTCTGGGCTGGCATACTCTGCTCACCTGGGCCGGCATCCTGGCGGTCTATGCTTTTGTCATCCTGCATGTGGCGGGGCTCGACATTAGCATGGGCCAACTCCTGGTGGTTCTCACCCTGGCCTCACTGGGCTTCGCGCTGCCCTCCTCTCCCGGATCGCTGGGGGTATTCGAGGCCGCGGTAGTCATGGGGCTTGGGCTGTCCGGCGTGGGCAAGGACCAGGCCCTGGCCTCGGCACTGTTGCTGCGGGTAGTGCAGTTCCTTCCCGTCACCGCCTGGGCCTTGGCCCTCATGGGTCTGACCCGCATCAGCGCCCAACAGATCCGCAAACGGCAGGCCGAGGCCTGCGGCAGAGAGGACTGA